The genomic window GTTGCTGTTGTCCGTCCCGGTAAAGTTCTTTTCGAAGTGGGTAACGTACCAAAAGAAGTCGCACAAGATGCTCTTAGAAGAGCGGCTGCGAAACTTGGTTTAAAGACACGCTTCGTTGAACGTGTAGAAGTAGTTTAAGGAGAAGTCATGTTAAAAGCAAGTGAGCTGAAAGATAAGGCAAGTGAAGAGCTAGAAGCAATGCTTATAGACCTCCGAAAAGATTTATTCGCTTCGGTTAATGAGGCGAAGCAAACTAAACGCATTGATAAGCCTCATCTTGTCAAGCAAAAGCGCAAAGACATTGCACGAATTTTGACAGTCATGCGTGAAAAGAAAAGACAAGCAACAAAGCAATAGTTGAGGTTTAGAAATGGAAGAAACCAGCAGAGCTAACAAAAGAAAAACTAAAAAAGGGATTGTCATTTCAAATAAAATGGTTAACACAGTTGTGGTAGCCGTTGACAGTGTGAAAAGACATCCCCGATATGAGAAAGTGGTTACTATAAGAAATAAATTTTACGCGCATCATGAGGGTAAGCCTCTTCAAATTGGCGATGAAGTTATTATTCA from Criblamydia sequanensis CRIB-18 includes these protein-coding regions:
- the rpsQ gene encoding 30S ribosomal protein S17; its protein translation is MEETSRANKRKTKKGIVISNKMVNTVVVAVDSVKRHPRYEKVVTIRNKFYAHHEGKPLQIGDEVIIQETRPISKLKRWRVV
- the rpmC gene encoding 50S ribosomal protein L29; amino-acid sequence: MLKASELKDKASEELEAMLIDLRKDLFASVNEAKQTKRIDKPHLVKQKRKDIARILTVMREKKRQATKQ